Proteins from a single region of Oryza brachyantha chromosome 6, ObraRS2, whole genome shotgun sequence:
- the LOC102711072 gene encoding pentatricopeptide repeat-containing protein At5g08510, with protein sequence MQGAKQLHARALRRGVRRLQPLLLRVLAAGDHRYAARLLASYPAPPSAPLHNRLLHALASLHRPHPLLLPFFSRLHRLGLLTPLSFTLLFSSSAAAAAASASSSSTRFFLCSRSLLIKSGHFASSDPFLASALVSFYAKNHRLVEARKAFDEMTCRDTAVYNALLSAYSKGGLIDSAQKLFEEMPERNVVSWTAMVSGYAQNGRHEEALETFLEMWEGAGVQPNELTVSSVLPACAAVGAMELGRKVEEYARGKGLLMNVYVANALLEMYSKCGSIQQAWQVFQGIGHRRDLCSWNSMIMAFAVHGLWREALALFHKLRMAGFRPDGITFVGVILACTHGGLVNEGKLFFDSMEAELGLKPRIEHYGCMVDLLGRAGLLKESYGLIASMPVEPDAVIWGALLGACSFHGNIELAELAVNKLIYLEPHNTANLVILSNIYALYGKWDGVARMWKLLKEKDHKKSAGYSFIELDGKMHRFLVEDKSHPRFEEVYNTLNSVTMTMKLVGLDNLQELKG encoded by the exons ATGCAGGGGGCGAAGCAgctgcacgcgcgcgcgctccgccgcggcgtgcgCCGCCTGCAGCCGCTGCTCCtccgcgtcctcgccgccggagaCCACCGCTACGCCGCCCGCCTGCTCGCCTCCTACCCGGCGCCTCCTTCGGCGCCGCTCCACaaccgcctcctccacgctctcgcctccctccaccGTCCACACCCCCTCCTCCTGCCCTTCTTCTCCCGCCTCCATCGCCTTGGCCTCCTCACTCCGCTGTCATTCACGCtactcttctcctcctccgccgccgccgccgccgcctccgcctcctcttcttccaccCGCTTCTTCCTCTGCTCCCGCTCCCTGCTCATCAAATCAGGCCACTTCGCATCAAGCGACCCCTTCCTCGCCTCCGCGCTTGTCTCTTTCTACGCCAAGAACCATCGCCTGGTTGAAGCCAGGAAGGCCTTCGACGAAATGACGTGCAGGGATACAGCTGTGTACAACGCGCTTCTTTCGGCTTATTCTAAAGGTGGCCTCATTGATTCGGCACAGAAGCTGTTCGAGGAAATGCCTGAGAGGAATGTGGTTTCCTGGACCGCAATGGTGTCCGGGTACGCGCAGAACGGTCGCCATGAGGAGGCGTTGGAAACGTTCTTGGAGATGTGGGAGGGGGCAGGGGTACAACCTAATGAGTTGACGGTGAGCAGTGTTCTTCCTGCATGTGCAGCAGTTGGCGCGATGGAGCTGGGGAGGAAGGTGGAGGAGTATGCGAGGGGAAAAGGCCTCCTGATGAATGTGTATGTGGCTAATGCGCTACTGGAGATGTATTCCAAGTGTGGAAGCATTCAACAAGCTTGGCAGGTGTTTCAGGGCATCGGTCATCGGCGGGATCTCTGTTCTTGGAACTCAATGATCATGGCATTTGCTGTGCATGGCCTGTGGAGGGAGGCCCTTGCCTTGTTCCATAAGTTGAGG ATGGCAGGATTCAGGCCAGATGGTATTACTTTTGTTGGGGTCATCTTGGCTTGTACCCATGGAGGCTTGGTAAATGAAGGAAAACTGTTCTTTGACTCGATGGAAGCAGAACTTGGCCTGAAACCAAGAATTGAGCACTACGGCTGCATGGTTGACCTTCTTGGGCGTGCTGGTCTCCTGAAAGAATCATACGGTCTAATTGCGAGCATGCCAGTGGAGCCTGATGCTGTCATTTGGGGGGCCTTGCTTGGTGCTTGCAGCTTCCATGGCAATATAGAACTAGCAGAATTAGCCGTGAATAAGCTCATCTACCTTGAGCCACATAACACAGCAAACCTAGTGATcctttcaaatatatatgcattatatGGTAAATGGGACGGTGTTGCCCGAATGTGGAAGTTACTGAAGGAGAAAGACCACAAGAAATCAGCTGGGTACAGCTTCATTGAGTTAGATGGTAAGATGCACAGGTTCCTTGTTGAGGATAAGTCGCATCCAAGATTTGAGGAGGTCTACAATACCCTTAACAGTGTCACAATGACCATGAAGCTGGTTGGCTTGGACAATCTGCAAGAATTGAAAGGCTAA
- the LOC107304319 gene encoding pentatricopeptide repeat-containing protein At5g16420, mitochondrial-like, which yields MAARRCAWGPHARAFSATAKATVPLAHLAELPTSLPASRYTVTPPVHPWPRRLTARGLARLLLRLPTPHLAVVAFRHALFHAAPPLAPSLPVFAAVLSRLPAADPALLPPVLSALRAANLPAFSDRPFLPLLRSLPPLPSLRLFLSLPSFNSHPSVRSFNALLHSLVSARRLRLAAALFRAAPTKLYITPNLVSCNILLKGLVGIGDLDAALKVLDEMPGLGITPDVVTYTTVLTAYSGKGDLEGAQKLFDDIIANGRRPDVMMYTVLIDGYCQHGRLQDAARIMDEMEAVGVQPNEVTYSVVIEACCKEGKSSEARDLMQEMLVAGYVPDISLGAKVVDVLCQDGKAEEAHQMWRWMVKKNVPPDNTVTSTLIYWLCKNGMVCEARNLFDELERGFKPSLMTYNSLISGLCENGELQEAGRVWDDMVERGYMPNAMTYEALIKGFCKTGKPNEGAALFEEMVTRGCSPSRLIFQILLDSLSEPIHKDIVSKILETAALCGRDFLTGDYWEFFIRKVVNTTDTWKKHLDLVLDM from the coding sequence atggccgcgcgcCGTTGCGCTTGGGGGCCTCACGCCCGCGCCTTCTCCGCCACCGCGAAGGCCACCGTGCCGCTGGCCCACCTGGCCGAGCTGCCCACCTCGCTCCCCGCCTCCCGCTACACCGTCACCCCGCCCGTCCACCCATGGCCGCGCCGCCTCACCGCGCGCGGCCTCGCGCGCCTCCTGCTCCGCCTCCCGACCccgcacctcgccgtcgtcgccttccGCCACGCGCTCTTccacgccgccccgccgctgGCCCCCTCGCTCCCcgtcttcgccgccgtcctctcCCGCCTCCCCGCTGCCGACCCCGCACTCCTTCCCCCCGTCCTCTCCGCGCTCCGCGCCGCCAACCTCCCCGCCTTCTCCGACCGCCCCTTCCTGCCCCTGCTCCGCTCGCTCccgcccctcccctccctccgcctcttcctctccctcccttccttcAATTCCCACCCCTCCGTCCGCTCCTTCAACGCCCTCCTCCACTCTCTCGtctccgcccgccgcctccgcctcgccgccgcgctcttccgcgccgcgcccaccAAGCTCTACATCACGCCCAACCTTGTCTCCTGCAATATCCTGCTCAAGGGCCTTGTTGGCATCGGTGACCTGGATGCCGCCCTCAAGGTTCTCGACGAAATGCCTGGCTTGGGGATCACCCCGGATGTCGTCACCTACACCACGGTTCTCACTGCCTACTCTGGGAAGGGGGATCTTGAGGGTGCACAGAAGCTCTTTGATGATATAATCGCCAATGGGCGTAGACCAGATGTTATGATGTACACTGTGCTCATTGATGGATACTGCCAGCATGGAAGGCTCCAGGATGCGGCCAGAATTATGGACGAGATGGAGGCTGTAGGGGTGCAACCAAATGAGGTCACATATTCCGTGGTCATCGAGGCATGCTGCAAGGAGGGAAAATCTTCTGAGGCTCGTGATTTGATGCAGGAGATGTTGGTGGCAGGATATGTGCCAGATATATCACTAGGTGCTAAGGTGGTTGATGTTCTATGCCAGGATGGAAAAGCAGAAGAAGCACACCAAATGTGGAGATGGATGGTGAAGAAGAATGTGCCACCAGATAACACGGTCACAAGTACATTGATCTATTGGTTGTGCAAGAATGGAATGGTCTGTGAGGCGAGGAACCTGTTTGATGAGCTTGAGAGGGGTTTTAAACCAAGCTTGATGACGTACAACTCACTTATTTCAGGATTATGTGAAAATGGGGAGCTACAAGAGGCTGGGCGGGTGTGGGATGACATGGTTGAACGAGGATACATGCCAAATGCCATGACTTATGAGGCCTTGATCAAGGGATTTTGCAAAACGGGGAAGCCAAATGAAGGGGCTGCACTCTTTGAGGAGATGGTGACCAGAGGGTGCAGTCCGAGCAGgctaatttttcaaattttgcttGATAGCCTTTCTGAGCCAATACATAAGGATATTGTTAGCAAAATTCTTGAGACTGCAGCTTTATGTGGTCGGGATTTCTTGACTGGTGATTATTGGGAATTTTTTATCAGGAAGGTGGTAAATACAACTGATACTTGGAAGAAGCATCTTGATTTAGTGTTAGATATGTAA
- the LOC102711353 gene encoding E3 ubiquitin-protein ligase BIG BROTHER-like, with protein sequence MATVGQPDAMRRITVHYVNPPIAGAGEVSAADGLDDDQVLDYVIGDVLQGQEGLYQSILYGSHYYHGENSSGGEATTSTASEIDQQIAYDLVYARQLQGLENLTIDTPADEDDDISCVPSPSDSETDEPSEGNNEEEVAVQDDNDDPDNMTYEQRQALVESVGNEDRGLSDLLISYLETWKYKSGFFPRKANHDDCPICLSAFRRRETVITLACKHTYHEACVARWLKIDRTCPVCKYEVFGPS encoded by the exons ATGGCCACCGTGGGGCAGCCTGATGCCATGCGAAGGATCACCGTTCACTACGTCAATCCGCctatcgccggcgccggagaagtAAGCGCCGCCGATGGCCTCGACGACGACCAAGTTCTCGATTATGTGATTGGTGATGTTCTTCAGGGTCAG GAGGGTCTGTATCAATCAATCTTGTATGGTTCACATTACTACCATGGAGAGAACAGCAGTGGTGGTGAAGCTACAACCTCGACAGCATCAGAAATCGACCAGCAGATTGCGTATGACTTGGTGTACGCTAGGCAGCTGCAGGGGTTAGAGAATCTGACAATTGATACACCTGCAGATGAAGATGACG ATATAAGCTGCGTACCCTCTCCATCTGACTCTGAAACTGATGAACCGTCAGAAGGCAACAACGAAGAAGAG GTTGCCGTGCAGGATGATAATGATGATCCAGACAACATGACATATGAG CAAAGGCAAGCACTTGTAGAATCTGTAGGAAATGAGGACAGAGGCTTATCTGATCTTCTCATCTCCTACCTGGAGACATGGAAGTACAAATCAGGCTTTTTCCCAAGAAAGGCCAACCATGATGA CTGCCCTATATGTCTGTCCGCTTTCAGACGTCGAGAAACTGTCATAACATTGGCCTGCAAGCATACTTACCACGAAGCTTGTGTTGCTAGATGGCTCAAGATTGACAGG ACCTGTCcagtttgcaaatatgaagTGTTTGGACCTTCATAG
- the LOC102710790 gene encoding oligopeptide transporter 7-like: protein MAMHPPAMASSHQEEREEEEEEEEHRHGDEIASPLLRPSTSRRSPELEEEEENSPIEQVALTVPVGDEPETPVLTFRMWVLGVVSCAVLSFLNQFFWYRKEPLTITAISAQIAVVPLGRLMAAALPERAFFRGRPWEFTLNPGPFNVKEHVLITIFANSGAGTVYAIHVITAVRVFYGKHISFFVSLLVVLTTQVLGFGWAGIFRRYLVEPAAMWWPSNLVQVSLFRALHEKEQRSKGGLTRNQFFLVAFICSFAYYIFPGYLFQMLTSLSWICWVFPHSVLAQQLGSGLSGLGIGAIGLDWSTVSSYLGSPLASPWFATANVAAGFFFIMYIITPIAYWFNFYKAQNFPIFSDGLFTSTGQKYNISSIVDSHFHFDTQAYEKNGPLYLSTFFAVTYGVGFASLTATIVHVLLFHGSEIWQLSKSAFQEKRMDIHTKLMRRYKQVPESWFVCILIANIAITIFTCEYYIEQLQLPWWGVLLACALAFFFTLPIGIITATTNQTPGLNIITEYIMGYLYPGRPVANMCFKVYGYISMSQALTFLQDFKLGHYMKIPPRTMFMAQVVGTLIAAFVYIGTAWWLMETVPNICNTELLPSDSPWTCPGDHVFYDASVIWGLISPRRIFGDLGTYSAVNWFFLGGAIAPVLVWFAHKAFPNQNWILLINMPVLIGATGQMPPATAVNYTTWILVGFLSGYVVYKYRRDWWERHNYLLSGALDAGLAFMAVLIYLCLGLENISLNWSGNDLDGCPLASCPTAKGVVVEGCPVYT from the exons ATGGCAATGCATCCTCCGGCCATGGCATCCTCCCACCAAGAagagcgcgaggaggaggaagaagaggaggagcacCGCCATGGCGACGAGATCGCCTCCCCGCTCT TGCGGCCGTCGACGTCGCGCCGTTCGCCGGagttggaggaggaggaggagaactCGCCGATCGAGCAGGTGGCGCTGACGGTGCCGGTCGGCGACGAGCCGGAGACGCCGGTGCTGACGTTCCGGATGTGGGTGCTGGGCGTCGTGTCCTGCGCCGTGCTGTCGTTCCTCAACCAGTTCTTCTGGTACCGCAAGGAGCCGCTCACCATCACCGCCATCTCGGCGCAgatcgccgtcgtgccgctcggccgcctcatggcggcggcgctgccggaGCGCGCCTTCTTCCGCGGCCGGCCGTGGGAGTTCACGCTCAACCCGGGCCCCTTCAACGTGAAGGAGCACGTGCTCATCACCATCTTCGCCAactccggcgccggcacggTGTACGCCATCCACGTCATCACCGCCGTCCGCGTGTTCTACGGCAAGCACATCTCCTTCTtcgtctccctcctcgtcgtcctcacCACCCAG GTGCTTGGGTTCGGGTGGGCGGGAATATTCCGGCGGTATCTGGtggagccggcggcgatgtGGTGGCCCTCCAACCTCGTGCAGGTCTCCCTCTTCAG GGCGCTTCACGAGAAGGAACAACGGAGCAAAGGTGGCTTGACGCGCAACCAGTTCTTCCTGGTTGCATTCATCTGCAGCTTCGCATACTACATCTTCCCAGGCTACCTATTCCAGATGCTCACCTCGCTCTCCTGGATCTGCTGGGTCTTCCCTCACTCTGTGCTTGCACAACAGCTTGGCTCAGGTCTCAGTGGCCTTGGCATTGGCGCAATCGGTCTCGACTGGTCCACTGTCTCCTCCTACCTCGGGAGTCCTCTTGCTAGCCCTTGGTTTGCCACTGCAAATGTTGCTGCTggcttcttcttcatcatgtACATAATCACACCGATTGCTTACTGGTTCAATTTCTACAAAGCACAAAACTTCCCCATATTTTCTGATGGTCTCTTCACCTCAACCGGGCAAAAGTACAATATCTCAAGCATTGTGGATTCTCATTTCCATTTCGACACACAGGCCTACGAGAAGAATGGTCCGTTATACCTCAGCACTTTCTTTGCTGTCACATATGGTGTTGGTTTTGCATCCCTTACTGCAACAATTGTTCATGTTCTCCTCTTCCACGGAAG TGAAATATGGCAGTTAAGTAAATCAGCTTTTCAAGAGAAAAGAATGGACATACACACAAAACTTATGAGAAGATATAAGCAGGTCCCTGAGTCGTGGTTTGTCTGCATCCTTATCGCTAACATTGCCATCACCATATTCACTTGTGAATACTACATTGAGCAACTCCAGTTGCCCTGGTGGGGTGTCTTACTTGCATGTGCCCTTGCATTCTTCTTCACCCTCCCAATTGGTATAATCACAGCAACAACGAACCAG ACACCAGGCTTGAACATCATCACAGAGTACATCATGGGGTACCTGTACCCTGGACGACCGGTAGCAAATATGTGTTTCAAGGTATATGGTTACATCAGCATGAGCCAGGCTCTGACATTTCTGCAAGATTTTAAGTTGGGTCACTACATGAAGATTCCACCAAGGACCATGTTTATGGCTCAG GTGGTGGGAACTTTGATTGCAGCATTTGTATATATTGGAACAGCATGGTGGCTTATGGAGACAGTCCCCAACATTTGTAACACTGAGCTCCTCCCATCAGATAGCCCTTGGACCTGCCCAGGTGATCATGTGTTCTATGACGCATCCGTCATATGGGGTCTTATTAGCCCACGCAGAATATTTGGGGACTTAGGCACTTACTCGGCAGTAAACTGGTTCTTTTTGGGTGGAGCTATTGCCCCTGTCCTTGTCTGGTTTGCACACAAGGCATTCCCGAACCAGAACTGGATCTTACTCATAAACATGCCTGTGCTGATTGGTGCCACTGGCCAGATGCCACCTGCTACTGCTGTGAACTACACAACATGGATACTTGTTGGTTTCCTATCAGGTTATGTAGTCTACAAATACCGACGTGACTGGTGGGAGCGGCATAATTATCTACTTTCAGGTGCACTGGATGCTGGTTTGGCATTCATGGCAGTGCTAATTTACTTGTGCCTAGGCTTGGAGAACATAAGTCTGAACTGGTCGGGCAATGACTTGGATGGATGCCCTCTGGCTTCTTGCCCTACTGCTAAAGGTGTAGTTGTCGAGGGATGTCCAGTCTATACTTGA